A stretch of Henckelia pumila isolate YLH828 chromosome 4, ASM3356847v2, whole genome shotgun sequence DNA encodes these proteins:
- the LOC140860926 gene encoding uncharacterized protein, producing the protein MDKEWMSNSRLSSEYEHGVESFLQFAIKNAEDREAISCPCTKCGNLKKKNVETIRAHMYSNGIDLTYHTWIWHGERSAMKNSKNDRDQEREDVPKFDTEEPIDMVHAAFDSYADNPTTFKNLLEDAEKPYILDAVNLQGEMLPDDNELPLYFYDAKKNLCALGITYEKIHACPNDCILYRKEYEDFNSCPTCGMSRWKMGQKDTIKEGVPAKVLWYFPPIPRFIRMFRNKEFSKELTWHADKRVNDGYLRHPTDAPSWKLVDHKWPNFAADSRNLRLAISADGINPHGMMSSTYSCWSVLMITYNLPPWLCMKRKFMMLTMLISGPKQPGNDIDVYLAPLIDDLKFLWDTGVEAYDAYKQETFSLRAVLLWTINDFPAYGNMSGCIVKGYHVCPICGEETYSTRLKHSRKMSYTGHRRFLPANHPYRRQRKAFNGDQEFNPAPKPLSGDEVLKKVDGIHCHWGKMRKKIQSTKDDVKPSFKKKSIFFELEYWKHLYVRHVLDVMHIEKNVCESLLGMLLDISGKTKDGIAARLDLAEMNLRTDLAPVMGEKKYFLPAACYTLTKDEKRKILNSLSGIQLPTCYSSNQLLPVAIRGVLPKHVRDSITRLCFFFNELCNKVMDPSKLDELQREIVIILCLLEKYFPPSFFDIMIHLTVHLVREEKLCGPVWYRYMYPFERYMKILKDYLGSLHTIGIPTIHRQIEITKPLSAAVVQSITEDELQQAHRYVLENDVDTDRYIEEHMSYLNARFPQRAKSKRWLQDEHNRTFSTWFLDRVARVDDHSTYQVSERLKWMARGPSKQVLKYSSYLIDGVTYATRERDDMRVVQNSGVSLVAKTMQVSSAKDKHPIVLDKVFYGVIQEILVVDYHKFQIPMFKSSQAKQVFYIEAPEDPLWSVVLATPSREYFEYTKGEELEETAMHYQSSSRGLAPMDVDVADDNEPCIREDCDGIWVLASEKLLENKYKAAQPSKAVPD; encoded by the exons ATGGACAAAGAATGGATGTCAAATTCTCGGTTATCAAGTGAATATGAGCATGGAGTAGAGTCTTTCTTGCAATTTGCAATAAAAAATGCGGAGGATCGGGAAGCAATATCTTGTCCATGTACAAAATGTGGTAATCTGAAGAAGAAAAATGTAGAGACTATAAGGGCACACATGTATTCTAATGGTATAGATTTGACATATCATACTTGGATATGGCATGGTGAAAGGTCTGCGATGAAGAACTCAAAGAATGATCGTGATCAAGAAAGGGAAGATGTACCAAAGTTTGACACCGAGGAACCAATAGATATGGTACATGCTGCATTTGATAGTTATGCTGATAATCCAACCACATTCAAAAATCTACTTGAAGATGCTGAGAAACCTTATATCCTGGATGCAGTAAATTTACAAG GAGAAATGCTTCCAGATGACAACGAATTGCCTTTATATTTCTACGATGCAAAGAAAAACTTGTGTGCATTAGGGATTACTTATGAGAAAATCCATGCTTGCCCTAATGATTGCATCTTATACCGGAAGGAGTATGAGGATTTTAACAGTTGTCCTACTTGTGGGATGTCAAGGTGGAAGATGGGCCAAAAAGATACGATAAAGGAAGGAGTTCCTGCAAAGGTTCTATGGTACTTCCCTCCAATTCCGAGATTTATACGAATGTTTCGGAATAAGGAGTTTTCCAAGGAGCTGACTTGGCATGCTgataaaagagttaatgacggaTACTTACGCCATCCAACTGATGCACCTTCTTGGAAATTAGTAGATCACAAGTGGCCAAATTTTGCTGCTGATTCAAGAAATCTTAGATTGGCCATTTCAGCTGACGGGATCAATCCCCATGGTATGATGAGTTCTACATATAGTTGTTGGTCAGTTTTAATGATCACTTACAATCTTCCCCCGTGGTTGTGTATGAAGAGAAAATTTATGATGCTCACAATGTTGATTTCTGGTCCCAAACAACCAGGAAATGATATCGATGTTTACTTAGCACCTCTAATCGATGACTTGAAATTCCTATGGGATACAGGTGTTGAAGCATATGATGCATATAAACAAGAAACCTTCTCACTCAGAGCTGTCTTGCTGTGGACCATCAATGACTTTCCTGCATATGGAAACATGTCAGGATGTATTGTGAAAGGATATCACGTATGTCCAATTTGTGGTGAAGAAACATATTCAACAAGGTTGAAACATAGCAGGAAAATGTCGTACACAGGCCATAGAAGGTTTCTACCTGCAAATCATCCTTATCGAAGGCAAAGAAAGGCATTTAATGGGGACCAAGAGTTCAACCCTGCACCCAAACCATTGAGTGGCGATGAAGTGTTAAAAAAAGTCGATGGAATTCATTGTCATTGGGGAAAAATGAGAAAGAAGATTCAGTCCACGAAAGATGATGTAAAACCATCCTtcaaaaagaaatcaattttCTTTGAACTTGAGTATTGGAAACATCTATATGTTAGACATGTTCTTGATGTGATGCATATAGAAAAGAACGTCTGTGAAAGTCTTCTCGGTATGTTGCTTGACATTTCGGGAAAAACAAAGGATGGAATTGCAGCTAGATTAGACCTTGCTGAAATGAATTTGAGGACAGATTTGGCTCCAGTGATGGGGGAGAAGAAATATTTTCTGCCAGCAGCATGTTATACACTTACAAAAGATGAGAAAAGAAAGATTTTGAATTCTTTGTCTGGAATTCAATTACCTACATGTTACTCATCCAAc CAATTACTTCCAGTGGCCATACGTGGTGTCTTGCCCAAACATGTCAGAGACTCTATCACTCgtttgtgcttcttcttcaatGAGCTATGTAATAAAGTGATGGATCCCTCAAAGTTGGATGAGCTGCAGAGAGAGATTGTGATCATATTGTGTTTACTTGAAAAGTATtttccaccttcgttttttGACATAATGATTCATTTAACAGTTCATCTTGTGCGAGAGGAGAAATTATGTGGCCCAGTTTGGTATAGGTACATGTATCCCTTTGAAAGATACATGAAGATTTTGAAAG ACTATCTTGGTAGTTTGCACACAATTGGGATCCCTACAATTCATCGACAAATAGAAATTACTAAACCTTTGTCGGCTGCAGTTGTGCAATCCATTACTGAGGATGAGTTGCAACAAGCACATCGTTATGTATTGGAAAATGATGTTGACACTGATCGCTATATCGA GGAACACATGTCATATTTGAATGCAAGATTTCCACAAAGGGCTAAGTCCAAGAGGTGGTTACAGGATGAGCATAACCGAACGTTTAGTACCTGGTTTCTTGATCGT GTTGCACGTGTAGATGATCATTCCACTTATCAAGTATCCGAAAGATTAAAGTGGATGGCGCGTGGACCTTCCAAGCAAGTCTTAAAGTACTCTAGTTATTTGATTGATGGGGTTACTTATGCTACAAGAGAGCGTGATGATATGCGAGTTGTTCAAAACTCCGGAGTCAGCTTAGTTGCAAAGACAATGCAAGTTTCTAGTGCAAAGGATAAACATCCTATCGTGTTAGATAAGGTTTTTTATGGAGTAATACAAGAAATATTGGTGGTTGATTACCACAAATTTCAAATTCCGATGTTTAAAT CGAGCCAAGCGAAGCAAGTTTTTTACATTGAAGCTCCTGAAGATCCTTTATGGAGTGTTGTACTTGCGACTCCAAGTAGGGAGTACTTTGAATACACAAAGGGTGAAGAGTTGGAAGAAACTGCAATGCATTATCAGTCTTCTAGCAGAGGGTTAGCACCAATGGATGTTGATGTTGCAGATGACAATGAACCATGCATTCGTGAAGACTGTGATGGGATTTGG GTTTtggcttctgaaaagctgttgGAGAACAAATATAAAGCTGCCCAACCTTCCAAAGCAGTTCCTGATTAG
- the LOC140860927 gene encoding uncharacterized protein yields MEDNDYEDVLILSKADALQGKSAALTLESSTNIVVYGTIICVDPQKLLHGVPLPNNCYRVSIDVVVDKSAPLPFPIANECEVVGDALGTHVAWPQHLIVEQDKKPRKKDLAPPKEKHVASPSVPMSLHMMYCYSKHALGEGRFISLRLDREVFDDDCVILLHCEDIDGLYHVGPISRNCVIAYIWYLYKKMLGDNKEEKFRFVNPHRISDMGETTHDKKSKLERLNQRASALADRLSGASVDQLVLASCNIGYHWILTVIQPYKDVIYVLDSLSHRIRDDDWKYVVEISLVLTGGGDRLVLADGGDRR; encoded by the exons ATGGAAGACAATGATTATGAAGATGTGCTGATTTTGAGCAAAGCCGATGCTTTACAG GGTAAATCGGCTGCATTAACTTTGGAATCTAGCACAAATATTGTTGTTTATGGTACAATTATTTGTGTTGATCCTCAAAAGTTGCTTCATGGGGTTCCATTACCAAATAATTGCTACCGAGTCTCTATTGATGTAGTAGTTGATAAATCAGCGCCTTTGCCATTTCCTATTGCAAATGAATGTGAAGTAGTGGGTGATGCTCTTGGAACCCATGTGGCTTGGCCACAACACTTGATAGTGGAGCAAGATAAG AAGCCTCGAAAGAAGGATTTGGCACCACCCAAAGAGAAACATGTTGCGTCACCTTCTGTCCCAATGTCACTACATATGATGTATTGTTATAGCAAGCATGCTTTGGGTGAAGGAAGATTTATATCACTGCGTTTAGATCGTGAGGTGTTCGATGATGATTGTGTAATTCTTTTGCACTGTGAGGACATTGATGGTTTGTATCATGTTGGGCCAATATCACGCAATTGTGTAATTGCCTATATATG GTATCTTTACAAAAAAATGTTGGGAGATAACAAGGAagaaaaattcagatttgtgaATCCACACAGAATCTCGGATATGGGAGAAACTACACACGACAAAAAGAGTAAGCTTGAAAGGTTGAACCAAAGGGCGAGTGCTTTAGCAGATAGACTGAGTGGTGCATCGGTTGATCAACTAGTTTTGGCGTCATGTAATATCGG CTATCATTGGATTCTCACTGTTATTCAACCATACAAGGATGTTATTTATGTGTTGGATTCCTTAAGTCACCGCATTCGTGATGATGATTGGAAATATGTAGTGGAAAT AAGTCTGGTTCTTACTGGTGGCGGAGATCGTCTGGTTCTTGCTGATGGAGGAGATCGTCGCTAA